The genomic interval AAGCAGTAGCAAAGGTTGTAAATGAAATGGTAGATCATTTTAATTGGAAAAAAGCAATTGGTTGTAGTTTTCCTACCACCATTGTGAATGGTAAATGTATTCATCCAGGAAATTTAAGTGAGAAATGGTTGAATGTTAAGGTTGATAAATTATTTAGAAAAGAATGTAAATTGCCCTTTTATGTGAGTAATGATGCCGATTTAGCTGGTTTAGCTGAGGTAAGTTTAGGTGCCGCTAAAAAAGAAAAAGGTGTTGTAATAATGGTTACCATAGGTACCGGAATTGGTTCTGGTTTGTTCTTTAACGGAAACCTAATTCCTAATTTAGAAATTGGTAAAATGCTACATACCAATGGAGAAATAATTGAGTTTTATACTGCAGATTCCGTAAGAAAAAAAGAGAATTTAAAATTAAAAGAATGGGCAATAAGATTCGATTCTTTATTAGAATATATTAGAATTGTATACACACCTAGTTTAATTGTTTTAGGTGGTGGAATTAGCAAAAGGTACGACGGTTTTAAAGAATATTTAAAAACTGATGTAAAAGTAAAAGTTGCTGAATATAAAAACAATGCTGGAATTATTGGAGCTGCAATTTATGCGAGCAAAGAACATAAAAAATAAAACACGCTTTGTTAATTTCTTTTTACAATACTACTTTCAATAAAATTTAATGGACTATGAACTTTAGAAAAGCTACCATAAACGACGTTTCGGAAATTATTAAAATGATGGCTGAAGATGAACTTGGTCAAAAAAGAGAAAACTTTCAGAATCCTTTACCAAACTCTTATTTAGAAGCGTTTAAAAAAATAGATGCTGATGAAAATCAAGAACTTATTGTTGTAGAAAATAATGATTTAGAAATTATTGGAACTTTACAAATTACTTATATTCAGTATTTAAGTTATTGTGGCGGTATGAGAGCACAAATAGAAAATGTGTTTATTAGAAGCGATCAAAGAGGTTTAGGAATAGGAAAAAGTGTTTTTGAATGGGCAATAAACCGAGCGAAAGAAAAAAAGGTGCATTTAGTTCAATTAACTTCTGATAAAAAAAGACCTCGAGCAATTAAATTCTATGAAGATTTAGGGTTTAAAGGGACGCACGAAGGAATGAAATTACACTTTTAATAAAAACAACACTAAACGCATTGTTTAGATCCTTTCAACTATTTTATGCAACCAACTACTTTATTCTATATCATTATTGCCATATTAATCATCAGTTTTCTGGTTGATAAAATCTTAGACACGCTAAATGAAAAACGTTTTGATGCAGAAATTCCAAAAAAATTAAAGGATGTTTATGACGAAGATGAATATAAAAAATCGCAAGCTTATAAAAAGACCAGTGCTAAGTTTTCGAACATCACTTCATTCTTTTCTACACTATTAACCTTAGTTTTCTTTTTTGTAGATGGGTTTAAATATGTAGATGAATTTGCGAGAAGCTATACAGATAATCCAATTTTGGTAGCTTTACTTTTCTTTGGAGTTATTATGTTGGCATCAGAAATAATGACCACGCCTCTCTCCTATTACAGCACGTTTGTAATTGAAGAAAAATTTGGTTTTAACAAATCTACAAGAAAAACCTTTTGGTTAGATAAAATAAAAGGATTGGTAATGAGTGCCTTATTAGGTGGCGGAATTCTAGCTTTAATTCTTTGGTTTTATCAACTTACAGGAGAAAATTTTTGGATGTATGCCTGGGCTTTTGTCGCTATTTTCTCTTTGTTTATGAACATGTTTTACGCTAAATTGATTGTTCCTTT from Polaribacter sejongensis carries:
- the ppgK gene encoding polyphosphate--glucose phosphotransferase, producing MKVLGIDIGGSGIKAAIVNTKTGELLSERHRIDTPKPATPEAVAKVVNEMVDHFNWKKAIGCSFPTTIVNGKCIHPGNLSEKWLNVKVDKLFRKECKLPFYVSNDADLAGLAEVSLGAAKKEKGVVIMVTIGTGIGSGLFFNGNLIPNLEIGKMLHTNGEIIEFYTADSVRKKENLKLKEWAIRFDSLLEYIRIVYTPSLIVLGGGISKRYDGFKEYLKTDVKVKVAEYKNNAGIIGAAIYASKEHKK
- a CDS encoding GNAT family N-acetyltransferase; translation: MNFRKATINDVSEIIKMMAEDELGQKRENFQNPLPNSYLEAFKKIDADENQELIVVENNDLEIIGTLQITYIQYLSYCGGMRAQIENVFIRSDQRGLGIGKSVFEWAINRAKEKKVHLVQLTSDKKRPRAIKFYEDLGFKGTHEGMKLHF